The Ruminococcus bovis genome includes a region encoding these proteins:
- the pflA gene encoding pyruvate formate-lyase-activating protein, whose translation MLLLVLVMQACNITGRINTYETFGLVDGPGVRYVAFLQGCNMRCKYCHNPDTWDKNAGDELTAKQLFDKAYRYKNYWKKNGGITISGGEPLLQIEFVTEVFRLAKEKGVHTTLDTCGQPFKNDPEFLKKFDELIKYTDLVMLDIKEIESDKHKELTGHKNENILAMAQYLSDKGIHMWIRHVLVPNLTDDEEGLKKLNQFIKQLKTVDKVEILPYHTLGLMKWEKLGIPYPLDGYKIPTAEEVEKAERLLEIKK comes from the coding sequence ATGTTATTGCTCGTACTTGTCATGCAAGCATGTAATATAACAGGTAGAATTAATACTTACGAAACTTTTGGTCTGGTTGACGGACCTGGTGTTAGATATGTGGCATTTTTACAGGGTTGCAATATGCGTTGTAAATATTGCCACAACCCAGACACTTGGGACAAGAACGCCGGTGATGAATTAACTGCTAAACAACTTTTTGATAAGGCTTATAGATATAAGAATTATTGGAAGAAAAACGGTGGTATTACAATCAGTGGTGGTGAACCACTATTACAGATTGAATTTGTAACAGAGGTTTTCAGACTGGCTAAGGAAAAGGGTGTTCATACTACCCTTGATACTTGTGGTCAACCATTTAAGAATGACCCTGAGTTTCTAAAGAAGTTTGATGAACTAATTAAATATACTGACCTTGTTATGCTTGACATTAAAGAAATCGAAAGTGATAAGCATAAGGAACTAACAGGTCATAAGAATGAAAATATTCTTGCTATGGCTCAGTACCTATCAGATAAGGGTATTCATATGTGGATAAGACATGTTCTTGTTCCTAACCTTACTGATGATGAAGAAGGTCTAAAGAAGTTAAATCAGTTTATTAAGCAACTTAAAACTGTAGATAAGGTTGAGATTCTTCCTTATCATACACTAGGTCTTATGAAGTGGGAAAAGCTAGGTATTCCTTACCCACTTGACGGCTACAAAATTCCAACTGCAGAAGAAGTTGAAAAAGCCGAAAGACTCCTAGAAATTAAGAAATAA
- a CDS encoding phage major capsid protein — MSNYKNISLEKGMYGVKGKSFTDVLEELDPSENYRGTSLENLDAFSRQLKRFDIKVSGKGSDTVDKFFSTSSSSALFPEYISRAVKQGMEQADVLSDIVATTTMIEGMDYRSITSEPTTDDKSLKVVMEGTQIPQTTIKTQDNLIKLHKRGRMLVSSYEAIRFQRLDLFTVTLKQIGAYIARAQLKDAVDVLINGDGNGNPASTINTSSTGNISYGDLVKLWSSLSPYELNTIIAPTASMEKLLSLTEMKDSVAGLNFQGTGKMITPMGANVIHTPEITGNYIIGVDKNCALEMVKAGDVQTEYDKLIDRQLERAAITSIAGFGKIFTGSAKVLKY, encoded by the coding sequence ATGAGTAACTATAAAAATATTTCTTTAGAAAAAGGTATGTACGGTGTAAAGGGTAAGAGCTTTACAGATGTTCTTGAAGAACTAGACCCATCAGAAAATTACAGAGGTACTTCTCTGGAAAATCTAGATGCATTTTCTCGACAGTTAAAGCGATTTGACATTAAGGTTTCAGGCAAAGGCAGTGACACAGTTGATAAGTTCTTTTCAACAAGCAGTTCATCAGCACTGTTTCCGGAATATATCAGCAGAGCAGTAAAGCAAGGTATGGAACAAGCTGATGTACTTTCTGATATTGTGGCAACTACTACAATGATTGAGGGTATGGACTACCGTTCAATTACTTCAGAACCTACAACTGATGATAAATCACTAAAGGTTGTTATGGAAGGTACACAGATTCCACAGACAACTATCAAAACTCAGGATAACCTAATTAAATTACATAAGAGAGGTAGAATGTTAGTTTCTTCCTATGAAGCAATCAGATTTCAGCGACTTGATTTATTTACTGTAACACTAAAGCAGATTGGTGCATATATTGCAAGAGCACAGCTTAAGGATGCAGTTGATGTGCTTATTAACGGTGACGGTAACGGTAATCCGGCAAGTACAATCAACACTTCTTCAACAGGTAATATCAGTTACGGTGATCTTGTAAAGCTATGGAGTTCACTAAGCCCTTATGAGCTTAATACAATTATTGCACCTACTGCATCAATGGAAAAGCTACTTTCACTTACTGAAATGAAGGATTCGGTAGCCGGTCTAAACTTTCAGGGTACAGGCAAAATGATTACACCTATGGGTGCTAATGTTATCCATACACCTGAAATTACAGGTAACTATATTATCGGTGTTGACAAAAATTGTGCATTAGAGATGGTTAAAGCCGGTGATGTACAGACAGAATATGACAAGCTAATTGACCGTCAGCTTGAGAGAGCAGCAATTACTTCTATTGCAGGTTTTGGCAAAATCTTTACAGGTTCTGCTAAGGTACTAAAGTACTAG
- a CDS encoding phage portal protein, whose protein sequence is MGIFRKRKVKEKVSILSAPQNDSSSHPFNIVSSYSPLTKVELDLYSSLREALPIIDAAICKINRLLGTFSVDCESKKTKEMVDDFFRNVDVCQGNKGMYNFISCYFDNLLTYGEAVAEIVLTSDGKGIRALYNTDPRDVTLIEKDSPLNLVVCSNSKGINEELPYQDLFVTSMLNPESGRSRGVSILRSLPFVSGILLKIFNALGQNWDRVGNVRFAVTYKPDSNSGSSAYTRENAQQIADEWSRVMRNKNSVCDFVSVGDVSIKTIGADNQVLDCDVPIRHITEQIVAKLSVPPFLLGLSWSTTERMSSQQADILTSELECYREILNPVIERIARVFLSLNGIDEKVTVKWTHINLQDELELSEARLNKANALRIEKEIERDFGVKESEEGILETV, encoded by the coding sequence ATGGGTATATTTAGAAAAAGAAAAGTTAAGGAAAAAGTTTCTATACTTTCTGCTCCACAAAATGACAGTTCATCACATCCATTTAATATTGTAAGTTCATACAGTCCATTAACCAAAGTTGAGCTTGACCTTTATTCATCTTTACGAGAGGCTTTGCCAATTATTGATGCAGCAATTTGCAAAATCAATAGGCTACTTGGTACATTTTCTGTAGATTGTGAAAGTAAAAAGACTAAGGAAATGGTTGATGATTTCTTTAGAAATGTTGATGTGTGTCAAGGTAATAAGGGTATGTATAACTTTATTTCTTGTTACTTTGATAACCTGCTGACTTATGGTGAGGCAGTAGCAGAAATTGTTTTAACAAGTGACGGAAAAGGCATTAGAGCATTGTACAACACCGACCCTAGGGATGTAACACTTATTGAAAAGGATAGTCCTCTTAACCTAGTGGTATGTAGCAACAGTAAAGGTATAAATGAGGAATTGCCTTATCAAGATTTGTTTGTAACTTCAATGCTTAACCCTGAGTCAGGCAGAAGTAGAGGTGTGTCAATCCTAAGAAGTTTGCCATTTGTAAGTGGTATTCTGTTAAAGATTTTCAATGCTTTGGGACAGAATTGGGATAGAGTGGGCAATGTGAGATTTGCAGTTACATATAAGCCTGACAGCAACAGTGGTTCATCAGCTTATACAAGGGAAAATGCACAACAGATAGCCGATGAATGGTCAAGGGTTATGCGTAACAAAAACAGTGTTTGTGACTTTGTTTCGGTAGGTGATGTGTCAATCAAAACTATCGGTGCTGATAATCAAGTCCTTGATTGTGATGTGCCAATTAGACATATTACAGAACAGATTGTAGCAAAACTTTCTGTACCACCGTTTTTACTTGGGTTAAGTTGGAGTACTACTGAAAGAATGAGTAGCCAACAAGCTGACATTCTCACAAGTGAACTTGAGTGTTACAGAGAAATTTTAAATCCTGTAATTGAGAGAATTGCCAGAGTGTTTCTAAGTCTAAATGGTATTGACGAAAAGGTAACTGTAAAGTGGACACATATTAATTTACAAGATGAACTTGAACTTTCTGAGGCAAGACTAAACAAGGCAAATGCCTTAAGAATTGAAAAGGAAATTGAAAGAGATTTTGGTGTTAAAGAAAGTGAGGAGGGTATTTTAGAAACTGTATGA
- a CDS encoding phage baseplate assembly protein → MWLTGYITKENSPKSKCGEVVRSDDNTVNVFSSVEQSNVKVALPYGLYSVPVTGENSVIIPTENGNVVVGVCNNNSHNLEVGEVLLCSAGGAKILLNNKGQVLINDKVIS, encoded by the coding sequence ATGTGGTTAACCGGTTATATTACAAAAGAAAATTCCCCTAAATCAAAGTGTGGTGAAGTGGTAAGAAGTGATGACAATACAGTAAATGTGTTTTCTTCCGTAGAGCAAAGTAATGTAAAAGTTGCTTTGCCCTATGGATTGTATTCTGTTCCTGTTACAGGAGAAAATTCTGTGATTATCCCTACAGAAAACGGCAATGTTGTGGTGGGAGTTTGTAACAACAATTCTCATAATCTAGAAGTAGGTGAGGTGCTACTGTGTAGTGCAGGTGGTGCAAAAATTCTTCTTAACAACAAAGGTCAAGTGCTGATAAATGACAAGGTGATTTCTTGA
- a CDS encoding terminase small subunit translates to MRKRDKTFCVYVAQGKSLEEASILSGYEESKGVTLITKPEIMNEITALLKAKANLMKNLSVIGYQQLAFGSIADCISLVTEEKVSKEDLQNMSLFMISEIKKPKDGAMEIKFFDRLKALEKLQNYLDGESQCVPFYEALEKGAKALGDSNE, encoded by the coding sequence ATGAGAAAAAGAGATAAAACTTTTTGTGTTTATGTAGCACAAGGCAAGTCACTTGAGGAGGCATCAATCCTTAGTGGCTATGAAGAAAGTAAAGGTGTTACCTTAATTACAAAACCGGAAATTATGAATGAGATAACTGCTTTGTTAAAGGCTAAGGCAAACCTAATGAAGAACCTTTCTGTTATTGGTTATCAGCAACTTGCTTTTGGCAGTATTGCCGATTGTATTTCACTTGTAACAGAAGAAAAGGTCAGCAAAGAAGATTTGCAGAATATGAGTTTATTTATGATTTCTGAAATTAAGAAACCAAAGGATGGTGCAATGGAAATTAAATTTTTTGACAGACTAAAGGCACTTGAAAAGCTACAAAATTATCTTGACGGTGAAAGTCAATGTGTACCGTTTTATGAGGCTTTGGAAAAAGGTGCAAAGGCTTTAGGTGACAGTAATGAGTAG
- a CDS encoding PBSX family phage terminase large subunit yields MSSYKPFSKKQMKVLTWWCSNSADKSKDAIICDGAVRSGKTFCMSISFVAWTFSTFNNMSFAMCGKTIRSLKRNVITPLIKNLTDLGFETNLKKSENILEVMYKGMVNRFYLFGGKDEMSASLIQGITLAGVFFDEVALMPRSFVEQSLARCSVEGSKFWFNCNPEYPGHWFYCEWIKKCKMKNALYLHFEMEDNPSLSKGMIHRYQSLYTGAFYERFVKGRWVATTGAVYPFMDKDNAYCDVPKVKFSEYAVSCDYGTVNPASFGLWGKYQDTWYRIDEYYFNSRVEGYQKTDEEHYSSLEKLVGNRHLSAITVDPSAASFIETIKRHKKFNVVPARNNVLDGIRKVSTALKENKIKICSNCTDSMREFSLYRWDERGGNDCPIKENDHAMDDIRYFVTTILDSESGFIAFATRR; encoded by the coding sequence ATGAGTAGCTACAAACCATTTTCTAAAAAGCAAATGAAAGTCCTTACTTGGTGGTGTAGTAATTCTGCCGATAAAAGTAAAGATGCAATTATTTGTGACGGGGCAGTTAGAAGTGGAAAAACCTTTTGTATGTCAATTTCATTTGTTGCATGGACCTTTAGCACTTTTAACAATATGTCATTTGCAATGTGTGGCAAAACAATCAGAAGTCTAAAGCGAAATGTAATAACACCATTAATTAAGAATTTAACCGATTTAGGTTTTGAAACTAACCTAAAGAAAAGTGAGAACATTCTTGAAGTTATGTATAAGGGTATGGTAAATCGTTTTTATCTTTTTGGTGGTAAAGATGAAATGTCAGCATCTCTTATTCAAGGTATCACTTTGGCAGGTGTGTTCTTTGATGAAGTGGCACTTATGCCTAGGTCATTTGTTGAACAATCCCTTGCAAGATGTTCTGTTGAGGGAAGTAAGTTTTGGTTTAACTGTAACCCTGAGTATCCCGGTCATTGGTTCTATTGTGAGTGGATAAAGAAATGCAAAATGAAAAATGCATTGTATCTTCATTTTGAAATGGAGGATAACCCATCCCTTAGTAAAGGAATGATTCATAGATATCAAAGTTTATACACCGGTGCTTTTTACGAAAGATTTGTAAAAGGTAGGTGGGTTGCAACAACAGGTGCAGTTTATCCCTTTATGGATAAGGATAATGCTTACTGTGATGTACCAAAGGTGAAATTTAGTGAATATGCAGTTTCTTGCGACTATGGTACGGTAAATCCTGCATCATTTGGACTTTGGGGTAAGTACCAAGATACTTGGTACAGAATTGATGAGTACTACTTTAATTCAAGAGTTGAGGGTTATCAAAAAACTGATGAAGAGCATTATTCTTCACTTGAAAAGTTGGTAGGTAATAGACACCTATCAGCCATTACAGTTGACCCATCGGCAGCAAGTTTCATTGAAACAATAAAGCGACACAAGAAGTTCAATGTTGTACCGGCAAGGAACAATGTACTTGACGGTATCCGAAAAGTATCTACTGCACTAAAAGAAAATAAAATTAAAATTTGTTCCAACTGTACAGACTCTATGAGAGAATTTTCTCTTTACCGTTGGGACGAAAGAGGTGGTAACGATTGTCCAATAAAGGAAAATGACCATGCAATGGACGATATTAGATATTTTGTAACAACAATTCTGGATAGTGAAAGTGGTTTCATAGCTTTTGCTACCAGAAGATAG
- a CDS encoding LysM peptidoglycan-binding domain-containing protein, translating into MKIAKMSFKNHFWTYNPSTVKLLSDREIVEQKIPMGNNLIQNFGRNSRVVTGEGYLFGEDCFSQYDSLWKVHKEETSGLLTIPKFSVMNSYFTSLEIVGEPKENLISYKFTFVEDMSGVDKTYLPSFCYAESDESLWNISNKYDVSIERLMLLNNQLKNPFDLKVGDKVALC; encoded by the coding sequence ATGAAGATAGCTAAAATGAGTTTCAAAAATCATTTCTGGACCTATAACCCATCAACAGTAAAACTACTTTCCGATAGAGAAATTGTGGAACAAAAAATTCCTATGGGCAATAACCTTATTCAAAACTTTGGCAGAAACAGTAGAGTAGTTACAGGTGAAGGTTATCTCTTTGGTGAAGATTGTTTTAGTCAGTATGATTCTTTGTGGAAGGTACATAAAGAAGAAACTTCAGGACTGCTGACAATTCCTAAATTCTCAGTAATGAACAGCTACTTTACAAGTCTAGAAATTGTAGGAGAACCTAAAGAAAATTTAATTTCCTATAAATTCACTTTTGTTGAGGATATGTCCGGTGTTGATAAAACTTATTTACCATCATTTTGTTATGCAGAAAGTGATGAGTCACTATGGAATATTAGCAATAAATATGATGTTAGTATTGAGAGACTTATGTTGCTGAATAATCAGCTGAAAAATCCTTTTGACTTAAAGGTAGGGGATAAGGTGGCATTATGTTAG
- the pflB gene encoding formate C-acetyltransferase, with translation MINFKQWDGFEGRMWKEEVNTRDFIQHNYKPYDGDSSFLEGPTEATDKLWGVLQDLQKKERAQGGILDMETEVVSTLTAYGPGYISEETKDLEKVVGLQTDKPLKRAFMPFGGIKMAEQACTTNGYTPNPKFHKIFNEYSRTHNQGVFDAYTPEMKKARHNKIITGLPDTYGRGRIVGDYRRVALYGIDYLIEEKKHDFANTGDGTMTDDVIRQREELSLQIKALNDMKTMAQAYGYDISEPAGNAHEACQWLYFGYLAAIKTQNGAAMSVGRISTFLDIYIQRDLENGTLTEKEAQELIDHMVMKFRMVKFARIPSYNQLFSGDPVWATLEVGGTGVDGRSMVTKTDFRFLHTLENMGPSPEPNLTVLYSSSLPEAFKDYAAQISIRTSSVQYENDDVMKPVWGDDYSICCCVSATQTGKEMQFFGARANLAKCLLYALNGGVDVKTREQVGPAYKPYEGDTLEYDKVIDKYTTMMDWLAGLYVNTLNLIQYMHDKYYYEAAEMALIDTDVRRTFATGIAGFSHVVDSLSAIKYATVKPIRDEDGIIVDFDTEGDFPKYGNDDDRADEIALWLLKTFLDMIKKHHTYRDSEPTTSILTITSNVVYGKATGNMPNGRKAGEPLSPGANPSYGAEQNGLLASLNSVAKLPYHWALDGISNTQTINPDALGHSEDERVNNLVQVMDGYFDQGAHHLNVNVFGKDKLIDAMEHPEKEEYANFTIRVSGYAVKFIDLTREQQLDVIARTCHASM, from the coding sequence ATGATTAATTTTAAGCAATGGGACGGCTTTGAAGGCCGTATGTGGAAAGAAGAAGTCAACACTCGTGACTTTATCCAACACAACTACAAACCATACGATGGCGATTCATCATTCCTAGAAGGTCCAACAGAAGCAACTGATAAGCTATGGGGCGTTCTACAGGATTTACAGAAGAAAGAAAGAGCTCAGGGTGGTATCCTAGATATGGAAACAGAAGTTGTTTCTACTCTAACAGCTTATGGCCCTGGTTATATTAGTGAAGAAACTAAGGATCTTGAAAAGGTTGTTGGTCTTCAGACAGATAAGCCACTTAAGAGAGCATTTATGCCTTTCGGTGGTATTAAGATGGCTGAACAGGCTTGTACAACTAACGGTTACACACCTAACCCTAAGTTCCACAAGATCTTCAACGAATACAGCCGTACACATAACCAAGGTGTATTCGATGCTTACACACCTGAAATGAAGAAGGCTCGTCATAACAAGATTATTACAGGTCTTCCAGATACATACGGTCGTGGCCGTATCGTTGGTGACTATCGTAGAGTTGCTCTTTACGGTATTGATTACCTAATCGAAGAAAAGAAGCATGACTTTGCTAACACAGGCGACGGTACAATGACAGATGATGTTATCCGTCAGAGAGAAGAGCTTTCTCTACAGATTAAGGCTCTAAATGATATGAAGACTATGGCTCAGGCTTATGGTTACGACATTTCAGAACCAGCAGGTAACGCTCACGAAGCTTGTCAGTGGCTATACTTCGGTTATCTAGCTGCTATCAAGACTCAGAACGGTGCTGCAATGAGTGTTGGTAGAATTTCAACATTCCTAGACATCTACATTCAGAGAGATCTAGAAAACGGAACATTAACAGAAAAAGAAGCTCAGGAACTAATCGACCACATGGTAATGAAATTCCGTATGGTTAAATTCGCTCGTATCCCATCATACAATCAGCTATTCTCAGGTGACCCTGTTTGGGCTACACTAGAAGTTGGTGGTACAGGTGTTGACGGTCGTTCAATGGTAACAAAGACAGACTTCCGTTTCCTACACACACTAGAAAATATGGGACCTTCACCAGAACCAAACCTAACTGTTCTATATTCTTCATCACTTCCAGAAGCATTCAAGGACTATGCTGCACAGATTTCAATTCGTACAAGCTCAGTTCAGTATGAAAATGATGATGTTATGAAGCCGGTATGGGGCGACGATTACTCAATCTGCTGCTGCGTATCTGCTACTCAGACAGGTAAGGAAATGCAGTTCTTCGGTGCTAGAGCTAACCTAGCTAAGTGTCTTCTATACGCACTAAACGGTGGTGTTGATGTTAAGACTCGTGAACAGGTTGGTCCTGCTTACAAGCCATACGAAGGTGACACTCTAGAATATGATAAGGTTATTGATAAGTATACAACAATGATGGACTGGCTAGCTGGTCTATATGTAAATACACTAAACCTAATCCAGTATATGCACGATAAGTATTATTATGAAGCAGCTGAAATGGCTCTTATTGATACAGATGTTCGTCGTACATTTGCTACAGGTATTGCAGGTTTCTCACATGTTGTTGACTCACTAAGTGCTATTAAGTATGCAACAGTTAAGCCAATCCGTGATGAAGACGGTATTATCGTTGACTTTGATACAGAAGGCGACTTCCCTAAGTATGGTAACGATGATGACAGAGCTGACGAAATCGCTCTATGGCTACTAAAGACATTCCTAGATATGATTAAGAAGCATCACACATACCGTGATTCTGAACCAACAACATCTATCCTAACAATCACATCAAATGTTGTTTATGGTAAGGCTACAGGTAATATGCCTAACGGTCGTAAGGCAGGCGAACCACTATCACCTGGTGCTAACCCAAGTTACGGTGCAGAACAGAACGGTCTACTAGCTTCTCTAAACTCAGTTGCTAAGCTACCATACCACTGGGCACTAGATGGTATTTCAAATACTCAGACAATCAACCCAGACGCTCTAGGTCACTCAGAAGATGAAAGAGTTAATAACCTAGTTCAGGTTATGGACGGTTACTTCGATCAGGGTGCTCATCACCTAAATGTTAATGTATTTGGTAAGGATAAGCTAATCGACGCTATGGAACACCCAGAAAAAGAAGAATATGCAAACTTCACAATCCGTGTTTCAGGTTATGCTGTTAAGTTCATCGACCTAACTCGTGAACAGCAGCTAGATGTTATTGCTCGTACTTGTCATGCAAGCATGTAA
- a CDS encoding zinc ribbon domain-containing protein, with protein METKDIILELRTKKGLSQDELAEKLYVTRQAVSRWENGDTIPNTETLKALSNLFDVSINTLLGSPRKLICQCCGMPLEDSTISREINGDFNEEYCKYCYADGNYRYDNIDELIEVCVKHMSNEEFSPEEVRKYMKGLLPQLNYWKKYSQLGENEFCNFKRKLVEEINELKIEGMPKVDTLYSLEGNKVNLEYRLPNGQYTKFLNENETYFCNQLECEFGGERCFGIVANMDFILVSTYEENGINPELVLYKKR; from the coding sequence ATGGAAACAAAGGACATAATACTTGAACTAAGGACAAAGAAAGGTTTATCACAAGATGAACTGGCTGAGAAATTATATGTAACAAGACAAGCAGTATCTAGGTGGGAAAATGGTGATACAATTCCAAATACAGAAACACTAAAAGCACTTTCAAATTTATTTGATGTATCTATCAACACCCTACTGGGTTCTCCAAGAAAGTTGATTTGTCAATGTTGTGGTATGCCACTTGAGGACTCAACAATAAGCAGAGAAATTAACGGCGATTTTAATGAAGAATACTGCAAATACTGTTACGCTGACGGTAACTACAGATACGACAATATTGATGAGTTGATAGAAGTATGCGTTAAGCATATGAGTAATGAAGAATTTTCTCCGGAAGAAGTAAGAAAATATATGAAAGGGTTACTACCTCAATTAAATTATTGGAAAAAATATTCCCAGCTTGGTGAAAATGAGTTTTGCAATTTCAAAAGAAAACTTGTTGAAGAAATTAATGAATTAAAAATTGAGGGTATGCCAAAGGTTGATACATTGTATTCACTTGAAGGCAACAAAGTTAACTTGGAATACAGACTGCCTAACGGACAGTACACAAAATTTTTAAATGAAAACGAAACATATTTTTGCAATCAATTGGAGTGTGAATTTGGTGGAGAAAGATGTTTTGGTATAGTAGCAAATATGGACTTTATCCTTGTATCAACTTATGAGGAAAATGGAATCAATCCTGAATTAGTCCTATATAAGAAAAGATAA
- a CDS encoding PHP domain-containing protein: MKCDMHNHSIFSDGTFTPEKLVEIARESNLSAIALTDHNTILGLDRFLNAPNSSNIHLVGGIEFSTDYKGIELHILGLFIPKEFYSEIEEKVKNELKKKEQSNINLVNNLIKKGFDLTYEDIKNTTPNGNINRAVIANYMMHKGYVESVSEAFEKYLNPSNGLYTPPEKLSALDTIEYINSIGAVSVLAHPFLNLKTEDKIREFLTVAKEKGLDGMEVYYSKFSEEQTAITEKLADEFNLIKSGGSDFHGENKPEIKMGTGKCNLNIPYSVYENLKRRFSEKNK; the protein is encoded by the coding sequence ATGAAATGTGATATGCACAATCATTCAATATTTTCCGATGGCACATTTACACCGGAAAAATTAGTTGAAATTGCAAGAGAAAGTAACCTTTCTGCTATTGCACTAACTGACCACAACACTATTTTAGGTTTAGATAGATTTTTAAATGCTCCCAACAGTAGCAACATCCATCTTGTAGGTGGTATTGAATTTTCTACTGACTATAAAGGAATTGAATTACATATTTTAGGATTATTTATTCCTAAAGAATTTTACAGTGAGATTGAAGAAAAGGTTAAGAATGAACTTAAGAAAAAGGAACAAAGCAACATTAACCTAGTTAATAACCTTATTAAAAAGGGCTTTGACCTTACATATGAGGATATTAAAAACACAACACCTAACGGCAACATCAACAGAGCAGTTATTGCAAACTATATGATGCATAAAGGTTATGTTGAAAGTGTCAGTGAGGCTTTTGAAAAGTACCTTAACCCAAGTAACGGGCTATATACCCCACCTGAAAAGTTATCTGCACTTGACACAATAGAATACATCAACAGTATCGGTGCAGTTTCTGTATTGGCTCATCCATTCCTTAACTTGAAAACTGAGGATAAAATCAGGGAATTCCTAACAGTAGCTAAAGAAAAAGGTCTTGACGGTATGGAAGTTTATTACTCTAAATTCAGTGAAGAACAAACTGCTATTACCGAAAAGTTAGCTGATGAATTTAACTTAATCAAAAGTGGTGGAAGTGACTTTCATGGTGAAAACAAACCTGAAATAAAAATGGGTACAGGCAAATGCAACCTTAACATTCCTTATTCTGTTTATGAAAATCTAAAAAGAAGATTTAGTGAAAAGAACAAATAA
- a CDS encoding baseplate J/gp47 family protein, with amino-acid sequence MVDYNEILTTMENAYKEKTGFVPDEYSDQGIKFRILAGELFNFSSQIDFLEKQMFPTTATGKYLDYHCAERGVTRKQGTKATGSVIFTLDSPTESTLLIPKGTVVSTSGENPLRFITTRNGYVSAGNTYANVDAEAESVGKKYNIAINKIVTLVSQVPSVYSVTNTDVFEDGEDIETDEELRSRLMYIYKHHNNGTNIAFYKSLAESMDGVYSAGVVPKNRGTGTVDIFISKKGEMADATLTSNVEKVIAKEREVNVNTTVYSATASYVNIGVKLELESGYSFADIKSKCETLLRDYVSSLGVGGSFFLSRVAEKVQSIDGIKRFQFDDALTTDMVVDNKHFLKLNTLQVTEL; translated from the coding sequence ATGGTAGATTATAATGAAATACTAACTACAATGGAAAATGCCTATAAAGAGAAAACAGGCTTTGTACCGGATGAATATTCTGACCAAGGTATTAAGTTTAGAATTTTAGCCGGTGAACTTTTTAACTTTTCAAGTCAAATAGATTTTTTGGAAAAGCAAATGTTCCCTACAACTGCAACCGGTAAGTACCTTGACTATCATTGTGCAGAGAGAGGCGTCACCAGAAAGCAAGGTACAAAAGCTACCGGCAGTGTTATTTTTACACTTGACTCACCAACTGAAAGTACACTATTAATACCTAAGGGTACTGTTGTTTCCACATCAGGGGAAAATCCACTGAGATTTATCACAACAAGAAACGGATATGTTTCAGCAGGAAACACCTATGCTAATGTTGATGCTGAGGCTGAATCGGTAGGCAAAAAATATAATATAGCTATAAATAAGATTGTTACCTTGGTTTCTCAAGTGCCAAGTGTTTATTCGGTAACAAATACAGATGTTTTTGAGGATGGTGAAGATATAGAAACAGATGAAGAACTTAGAAGTAGATTGATGTACATATATAAACACCACAACAACGGTACTAATATTGCTTTTTATAAGTCACTTGCCGAAAGTATGGACGGTGTGTATTCTGCCGGTGTTGTACCTAAAAACAGAGGTACAGGTACTGTAGATATTTTTATTTCTAAAAAAGGTGAAATGGCAGATGCTACCTTGACTTCTAATGTAGAAAAAGTTATAGCAAAGGAAAGAGAAGTAAATGTTAATACAACAGTATATAGTGCAACTGCCTCATATGTAAATATCGGTGTAAAGCTGGAACTTGAAAGTGGTTATAGCTTTGCTGATATTAAGAGTAAATGTGAAACCTTGCTGAGAGATTATGTTTCAAGTTTAGGTGTAGGTGGTTCATTCTTCCTTTCACGAGTTGCTGAAAAGGTGCAGAGTATTGACGGCATAAAGCGTTTTCAGTTTGATGATGCTTTAACTACCGATATGGTAGTGGATAACAAGCATTTTCTAAAGCTAAATACTCTACAGGTTACGGAGTTGTAA